Genomic window (Vitis riparia cultivar Riparia Gloire de Montpellier isolate 1030 chromosome 4, EGFV_Vit.rip_1.0, whole genome shotgun sequence):
ACCTATGATGGAGCTAtacatttttagggtttttgaaaaataaaataaagtttaaatcattacgtttgaaattttatttttgaatttacaTGGTTTGTGAGGAGTAAAATAaaaaggggtttttttttaaataaaaaaaaaaaacttctttttaaatacgaaattttaatattatcatttaaaaaattaactttaaaatttgaaatttatcctaaattaattttaattattgtataTAGCATGTTCATAATGTCTACATTTATTAGAAGGTTTTTTAGGGTCCATTATagctttttaaataattaaaaattttatcttaatttatagTTTAACTAGTTACAAGTAAGGGTGTTTGGTGAAACTTAACGAGTTAAGctgatttaagttaaattatacttaagttatttaatttttactttaaatattaaagttgtttgataaaatttattttaaattatcaaattaatatattcatcctcataaattataattatgacaaAATAAATCAAGTAACAACAAAGTTCGTGGAGTAGTTaaagaaatagtaaaaataattaggataaataaaggtgaaaatgtaaaataaattaattatttttattaattacttaaaattattttttattttaagttataccatcaagttattttaccaaatatatttaatttatttaatgaattaaattaagttattaaattggtttaccaaacacccatttaaaattacttttttttaaaaaaagaaagtaaaatagaTTTTGATTTGTATGCATTAAATGGAAATTATTTATACAAATGCATTAAGAGAAATGGTAATATAACAAAGCTATGTAGTTTTGATGATGGAATATACAATAAGCACTATAGGTTatacaacaaataataaaaataaaatgattaaagtaaGGGGCCTATTGAGTGGTTGGTATTAATCCATTATGATTTTAACAAATAATACccatagtaataataataaagttgtaaactaatgatcatatttttagGAAGTGGAGCATCATATATTCATTAATTGCTTCTAGGTAGCCTTTAAGTATATCAATAATGAATTTCCAATGGAATCCCCTTTTCTAACATACCATCAATGGGGGCGTGCCATGAATTTTACTTTATCCCAAGTTTGGTGATtcaatcaatttcaatttcacgTGTAGCCTTTCTTtggtattaaaataatattaaggaaagcgtaaaaaaatgtaaaattaattaaagttactgtatttttaaattatttaatatttatgtaagtaagaaaaaataatttattggtttttaattttttttatttcaaaagttatttaattaaaatggttGTTGGAACCAATTTTGGAAATCTAGTCCTCCaatatttattgacaaaaatatccttattttttttataatgataattctttattttaaaacttatatataaatattttaaaaaattaaaaacattcatataaaaaataagttatatagggattatttcattctttttaatcaattaattatttttttaaatcaaatataattaaaaaaaataagtgttttttaattatttaatatttatataaaaataaaataaaataaaattgaaaaaatataaaaataattttgtccttctatttttttatttttttattccaaagaaAAGTTTGAATGGAATTGTATTCAATtatgacaaagaaaaaaaaaaaaaaattcccttcccCTTCGCCTTTCTCTATCCTTATCCCTTTTGTTCACAATTTCTACATGGGTAAAGCCAAATTTTTTTAGGTTGAAGTAATCACTTTTTGTTAGCAAGAAGATAAAACACAAGTGAGAAACGATGCCACCAAATTCAAACTTCGGATAAAGCAATTcaaaatcaaagtaaaaaagATCACACAGCTCCGAGTCAAAAAAAATGTGGAAATCATGTGGAATGaagatagagaaaaacaaagcaagaaaAAGTAAATCCAAAGCACATACAAGAAGCCTCTGTTGAAGCTTGAAGCTTCAAACTTGGAAACTCCAACATCAAAATTGCCTAATTctgattatataaatatattaaacaagTGGTCAAGTACCAAAACACTTGTCCTAAttaaatttactaaaaaaaaaaaaaaaaaaaaacttgagaaaatggaattttgatgAGTCCGTATTCCTGGGCCCACGGGTGGTGGGGGAGTGGTTCTGTGGTTGCCCCGGCTATGAAGTTAGAAAAAACCACAAAATTTGACTTAGAAATCAGCTACAGCGAGGCATTGGCGTGTGGTGCAGAACCACCAAATTGGACTTTTTGGGGCAATTAGGTAGGTCAATTTCTTAAAGGAGCCTTCTTTGTCTTTGAAATTTTTGGCTTTCCCAATCCCCTCTTCCATCATAATAATACACACTAATGTCGTAATCAAACATGTCTCTACGTCCTTTGAAATTTGGACTACATTATGATATTCTCCTTCACTCTTTTGCTACccaacttgtattttattttttcaattgggTACGCTCCAAAGTGGGAAAATAATTTTACCTTGGGTATTTGTACCATCACGATATAAACTATATAGTAGGTATATTTGGAAGAATAAAATAAGAgggggaaaagaaaattcaccGTTCTAGACTAGACTCAATGAATGGAAATGGGAATCAATTTCTTCCACAATTGAAGCAACACCATGTGTAGGCGTACTGGAGGTTGACGTGAGGATGAGTACCACATTTATCATTTATGTGTATGTCAGCATTTGATCTGCTTCATTAatacacttattttatttttgacttcTATTACTTGTTCCATCATGGCTAgtatttctaaataattaaaatagaaaattttggattCCACGAAAGATTGAATGAAGACgatttttgtttccttctttttctttgtgtCTTAGTAAAACACGGCAAGAATGGACTAGCAATACCTTTTCTCCCAATCAAAAGCATTGGTAGTCAACTAAATTCACtgccaaatttgaaatttcaattccAAACTGCCCCCAGTTGAAAGATGGGTTCTAGTTTATTTACTTTGTGAGACATTGAAAGGTAAAACGGAGAATACTCATTGCCATTAGGGCCATAGCAGAGGGTGAAGAAATGTGTCAGAACTCAGAAGAAAGCTGAGTTCTGAGTTGGGAGTTCAGAAGGGTTGTCCTATTACTAGGAAATACTAGTCACTTTCGGTGCTATTATAATACTGTTCCTCCGCATTGGGATCCGTAAAACCAACCTGCTCACTTCTCCATTCATCTTCAATGTATCAATTTCAGCCCTACAGTGCGTGAACCTTGGATGGAATCATGGAACCAGTTGGGCCTAGgaaaatatttagatataaGGGGGTAATGggggaggaagaggaagaattAAAAACCAAGGACAGGGCgtaccaataaaataaaaaaagaaaaaaaaacccgtAAATCAATGGTTTGTGCACCTTGTGATGTAATCCACCGACCAACCGAACCCTCGGTGGTCCCCGCTTCCCCCGCAAATACTCCTCATTGCTCTGTGGGCCCCACGATTCTCCCTCATTTCCACCACTCCCTCCTCCTTCAATCCCAACGCTCCATCCCCTCGTGATTCACGACCGCCACTCTGATCCCCCAATCTCACGGCCCTCAACCCCACGAACCTCTCTGCACGGTCAACACTCGaatataaataacttaaaataatagcTCCCCCTTTGACCAAAGACCAAAGCTGtagaatataataataaaaaaaaatattaccagAAAAAAGTACCTTTTGCTCGCGTCATCAAAGCTTTGACTctgtttctctctcttcttaAATCCTCCCTTCGCTCCCCTTTTTATCtgttcttcttcgtcttcttcagCAGCTCTACTGCTCTTCCAGCAAAATAATTCTGTGCTTTCGCAAAAGTTGAAGATGGTGAGGGATGACTTGTTTATTACAGTTCCCAGCCTTTTCCGTTGCCCGATATCTCTGGACGTCATGAAGTCCCCGGTGAGTCTCTGCACCGGCGTCACCTATGATCGCTCGAGCATTCAGAGGTGGCTCGACAACGGCAACAACACTTGTCCGGCCACTATGCAGGTGCTCCACAGTAGGGACTTTGTGCCCAACCACACCCTACAACGCCTCATCCAGATCTGGTCCAACTCGGTCCGCCACCGCTCCAACTCGCCCGACTCCCCCATCCAGCTCGTTCCCTCTCTGTCCCCAGACCAAGCGAGGGACCTGATTAAAGAAATCGAGAGCAAGCCAGAGGACTGTCTCGAATGTATGTCGAAGATTATTTGTTTCGCGAGAGAGTCCGAGGAAAGCCGCAAGTTTCTTGCGAGAATTGATGGATTCGTGTCGTTGCTGGTTGATTTTCTCGGCAGCGGCAATGCTAATTTCCTTGCGCTTGAACAAGTGGTGAGGGTTTTGGACATGATTATAAGTGAGCACGAAGATCATAAGCAGCTGGCGAATTCGATGCTGAAGAGTGATCGCGATTGCTTGTCTTCAATCCTCCTCGTTTTGCAACAAGGAAGCGCGGAATCTAGAATCGCATCTGCTAGGGTTTTGGAGTCGATCGCAATCGATGCTGAATCGAAGCTCTTGATAGCCGAAAAGGATGGATTATTTTCTGAATTGATTCGCATAATGAGCACCGAGACCGATCCTACAATGATAGAATCAACCTTGTCTTGCTTGATCGCAGTATCAATGCCGAGACGCATCCGACCAAAAATCGTGAGACTCGGCGTCGTCAAGCAACTCACGAAATTATTATCCGATCCCAACTGGAGCGTTTCGGTGACCGAGAAGGCTCTGAAACTGCTGGAAATGGCATCATCGTGCAAAGAGGGAAAATCCGAGATATGTGAGAACTCCGAGTGCGTATCTGCCATAGTGCAGAAGATGTTGAAGGTGTCGAGCACGGCGACGGAGCACGCCGTGACGATACTGTGGAGCGTGTGCTATTTGTCAAGAGACGACAGGGCTCAGAGCACGGTCACCCAGAACAACGGATTGACCAAGATTTTGGTGCTTATGCAGAGCAATTGCTCGCCGGCGGTGAGGCAACTAGCCGGAGATTTGTTGAAAATATTCAGAGTGAGCTCCAAATCGTGTCTGTCAAGCTATGATACCAAAACAACCCATATCATGCCTTTTTGACTCATCTATCACTgattttcttcctctctttctaTATTGAATGAGACGGAGACGGAGACGGAGACGGAGATGGGGATGGAGAGAGAGACAAGTTTGTATATGCAAAGACAAATTTTGTTAACCAATAGAAGAAAGAAttcatttgattttgtttacATGTCTGTTTCTTCCATTTCAGTTTCTTGCCTTTTTGTTAGGCACATGGGAAAAAATCAAAGTGGCTGAAAACTCTGTTCTTATCTCTGACTCAAAACCCTTcctttttcaacaaaattaaatctcaattaTGTAGTATAATTCGTGCAAATGGGCCTTCTCCCCTGTCTTGAAAGATCTTAGGAAATATTActtttagagagagaagaaaaaaatctttgcaaatattacttttagagagagaaaagaaaaaagaacggCTCATACTGAGAAGAATCAGATGGGTCACTGCTTTGgtgcaattatttttttagagaagtTGGGGCAAGACAGAGAAAGACAAGGTGCCGCAATTGCTGAAATGGTTGctttgtattatatatataaaccattGTAGCTTTCCCTTTCACTTAAAAATTGGTTTGGTCACCGCAAGGCACTAGCAGTAGCCATTGCTGAAAGGGATTGGAATCATATCCCAAAAAGAAATGGAGAGATGGATAGCTAGGTTTGACCCCTCCAGATCTCTAATGAATGGGTTGGCTGAGTGGCTTGGAAGGCCAAGGATTGGCTCCAAATCAACAATTGGGATGCCGTTTTGTTCCTTTCTATGTTTCATGGCTTCTTGTGGTCTGGGTTTGGCAAGGGCATTGGATCCAGTGCGACTGAGAGTGAGCATTGCGCGGAAACCAAGAATATTAAACAGTAGTTGGGTGGTATGGATGGAGTGCGAGTGGAAGGAGTGATGATGGGAATGGGGTAGAATGTTGGGTCAAAATGGACACCTCACGTGAGCTTTTGGGTTGGGAACTCCCGCTTGCTTTAAGCAATGCTCAGTGGTTGGACGTTGGACGTGCGAGTGGGAGCACCTTCATCATTGTTTTATTTCCTAGCCAACTTATTTGCTATATTTGTGTAGGATCTTGAGGTTTTGTATTACAGACATTACCATTGAGGTGGAGAGAAatgcataaaattaaaattttaattctcctCTATTTGCTACATGAAACATGTGTAAAGCAAATCCTATAATTTTCAACTACCTTTGTAAAAGTAAAACAAACTTTTCTCGAATTGTGAACACCCCTTACAAATCGAAGAGACATTGAGGTGGAGATTTGGTCTTTTGTGAAAGGGACGTGGGCCGGGGTGGGGCATGGATATTGGATAGGAGGACATAATTTCCAGTTTGAAGAAACATTCATCACACGTAATTCAATTGACAAGACAATGTTGATTGtgtgcaaaagaaaaaacaaaaaaattgtccTCCCTCACTTCACCACCATTTGACATGTCAGAGGCAGAGGTGCCCCTAGTCTTCTCCAACTCCCACTTTCTCTCGCTAATTCCCTAATcatctccccccccccccccctgcTGGATGGATCTTATCCATTTCCCTTTCCCTTTGCTTTACCACTAATCATGTTTCCCCCCACGACCCGCTTTTGTTTTTTCCCATTGCCACCTCCAACACTCTCAattattttccttcctttctttaCACTTTTGTTTCAAATGTTATTATATGCTATTAAAGGCAAATCTAGGGGTAATCTTAGGTTAtacttatttgattatattgtaaaataaaagagacCTCCATGTCCAACCGACAAAATCTGAACTTTCCTAATCGACCCTGcattcaaatttccaattaaagtaaaaattaggataaatttgaattgattttcaaatccACAAACCCCTCTGACTTTTGCACTGCCTGATGGGCTGGGTCTCAAGAAAATGGGCTAGGAGGGTGGGGAAAAGCTAGGCCCATTTTTAGAAGTGGGTGAAGAAATGTGTCACTGTTGAAGGTCCATGGAGAAGCATCATTTACGGTGTCAcccatttatataaataaaagctATAAATTGCATAGTGACAATATTAGGTGTGAGTGAGGACACCAACTATTTTTAAGGATGGGAATAAGGctgttatttttacaaaaaagtttgaaatttaaataaattaatcaatgatgagttttgagatttttttgaaaacttgagtTCAAGACAAATTTGGGTATTATCTTATCTTGCCTGccctaattatatataaaattaattaaattaaattttaatttcttatttttaatatataataataataatactttttaataaaataggtTATAAATCATCCTATTCTTTTAAACCAACTTTTTTATTTGCTAACACATTGTATCTTTTAgtagaataaatattttatttcacatgGGCCAAACAACGAACTAGAAAATAGAGAAATGGAAAAACAGTTCTATTTGTCATTAGTTAAtatatttagattatattttaaaatggaaataaaaaaaattattattatga
Coding sequences:
- the LOC117912036 gene encoding U-box domain-containing protein 27 — its product is MVRDDLFITVPSLFRCPISLDVMKSPVSLCTGVTYDRSSIQRWLDNGNNTCPATMQVLHSRDFVPNHTLQRLIQIWSNSVRHRSNSPDSPIQLVPSLSPDQARDLIKEIESKPEDCLECMSKIICFARESEESRKFLARIDGFVSLLVDFLGSGNANFLALEQVVRVLDMIISEHEDHKQLANSMLKSDRDCLSSILLVLQQGSAESRIASARVLESIAIDAESKLLIAEKDGLFSELIRIMSTETDPTMIESTLSCLIAVSMPRRIRPKIVRLGVVKQLTKLLSDPNWSVSVTEKALKLLEMASSCKEGKSEICENSECVSAIVQKMLKVSSTATEHAVTILWSVCYLSRDDRAQSTVTQNNGLTKILVLMQSNCSPAVRQLAGDLLKIFRVSSKSCLSSYDTKTTHIMPF